From the Actinomycetota bacterium genome, the window AAGCCGCGCCTTCCGGCGCTATCACCGAGAAGACCGAGTTCTCCATGGCGACGAGCCGATCGCAGGCGCCCAGCGCCAGGGCGCCCCCGCTGCCGCCCTCTCCCCAGACCACGGCCACGGACGGGGACGGGCAGGCCAGCAGCGTCTCGAACGTGCGCGCGATCGCCCCCGCGATCCCCGCCGCTTCCGAGTCGGGCAGCGGGTCCGCTCCGCGGGTGCCGATCACCGTCACCACGGGGAGACCGAGCCTCCCGGCGGCCCGCACGGCCCGGCGCACCTTGCGATAGCCGCCCGGGCGCATCCCCCGCGGGGTGGAGGCGTCCTGGGCGATCACGACCACCCGGGCCCCGGTGGTCCGGAGGGCCCCCATGAGGACCCGGACCGCCTCGTCGTCGCTGCCCGAGCGGTCGCCGCGCAGCTCGAAGGCGTCGGTCAGGATGCCCCTGGCCACCTCCGGGCCGGTGGGACGGTCCGGGTGCCGGGCGAGCTGCAGCCTCTCCCACGCCCCGAGACGCCCGGGCCGGGCGGGACGCGTGGGCGCGACCGGCCGCGGCTTCGCCGCCGCAGCGGTCAGGCTGCGCAGGACCGTCCCGAGCGTCCGCCGCTGGACTCCCCTCGGCACGATCAGGTCGACCAGACCGTGGGCGTGAGCGTGCTCGGCCGTGTGGACATCGGGCGGTGGAGCCGATCCGGTCAGGTCGGAGACCACGCGCGGTCCGGCGAACCCGACCGTCGCGCCCGGCTCGGCCAGGATGACGTCGGCGAGCGACCCGAAGGACGCGTACACCCCGCCCGTGGTGGGCGACGCGAGCACGGAGACCTGCCCCAGACCCGCCTCCGCGTGAAGACGCCGGGCCTCCACCGTCTTCGGCATCTGGACGAGCGACACCATGCCCTCCTGCATCCGGGCTCCCCCCGACGAGGTGACCACCACCACCGGGAGCCGGGACCGCCTTGCCCGGTCATAGGCGCGAGCCACCTTCTCGCCGACCGCCGCGCCCATCGAACCGCCGAGGAAAGCGAAGTCGCCGACGACGAGGGCGCACCGGACCCCGTCCACGCTCCCCTCCCCGGCCACCACGGCCTCCACCGCGCCCGTACGTTCGCGGGCCCTTTCCACCGAGCCTGGGTACCCCGGGAACCCGAGCGGGTCGCGACCTCGGAGCCTGGCGTCCCGCTCCACGAAGTCGCGGGCGATCAGCCGTATCCGAGCGGCCGGCGGGAGCCAGGCGTGGTGACCGCACGCGCGGCACACGTTCCATCGGTCCGGGTCGCGGTGCTCGCAGCTCACGGGGCGGACACCGCTCGTGACCGCCGGAGGGGCTCCAGCGCCGTGACGTAGGCGGCGAGCCGCTCCGCCGCGTCC encodes:
- a CDS encoding carboxyl transferase domain-containing protein, whose product is MSCEHRDPDRWNVCRACGHHAWLPPAARIRLIARDFVERDARLRGRDPLGFPGYPGSVERARERTGAVEAVVAGEGSVDGVRCALVVGDFAFLGGSMGAAVGEKVARAYDRARRSRLPVVVVTSSGGARMQEGMVSLVQMPKTVEARRLHAEAGLGQVSVLASPTTGGVYASFGSLADVILAEPGATVGFAGPRVVSDLTGSAPPPDVHTAEHAHAHGLVDLIVPRGVQRRTLGTVLRSLTAAAAKPRPVAPTRPARPGRLGAWERLQLARHPDRPTGPEVARGILTDAFELRGDRSGSDDEAVRVLMGALRTTGARVVVIAQDASTPRGMRPGGYRKVRRAVRAAGRLGLPVVTVIGTRGADPLPDSEAAGIAGAIARTFETLLACPSPSVAVVWGEGGSGGALALGACDRLVAMENSVFSVIAPEGAA